A stretch of Nasonia vitripennis strain AsymCx unplaced genomic scaffold, Nvit_psr_1.1 unplaced0029, whole genome shotgun sequence DNA encodes these proteins:
- the LOC116418109 gene encoding uncharacterized protein LOC116418109, translated as MDGPNPEEEIEEFDPNDYQSFDLIIDHNSEKDDNIKFYLNENQLFDNESFKQNILLDATDDEKDTNNNADLYTSDFEELDSESIIGSAYYEKINDDNDKTVVENTFIVGEYIYNIENIIRYKA; from the coding sequence ATGGATGGTCCAAACCCTGAAGAGGAAATCGAAGAATTCGATCCTAACGATTATCAATCATTTGATTTAATTATTGACCATAACTCTGAAAAGGATGATAACATCAAATTTTACCTAAATGAGAATCAGTTATTTGACAATGAATCGttcaaacaaaatattttactcgatGCTACAGATGATGAAAAAGACACTAATAATAATGCAGATTTATATACGTCAGACTTTGAGGAACTAGACTCCGAAAGTATTATTGGTTCAGCgtactatgaaaaaataaatgatgataatgataaaaCAGTAGTTGAAAATACTTTCATCGTTGGTGAGTACATCTataatatagaaaatataataaggtATAaggcatga
- the LOC116418110 gene encoding uncharacterized protein LOC116418110: protein MDGPNPEEEIEEFDPNDYQSFDLIIDHNSEKDDNIKFYLNENQLFDNESFKQNILLDATDDEKDTNNNADLYTSDFEELDSESIIGSAYYEKINDDNDKTVVENTFIVGCNENEVEDSANSDETCKYLNSEQDRLHEHSNDSSQINNWNVESCNNSPEICRVNEHSSFNLSGKFSHHSNEISRLDQSKLELFLSNSNRSDCSDEENADEYLTNIKSDFALPPIKKRKFERASMIPEDDPNSSGSEYQPSNEDYLDDSDSDLTDFNAEFEKSKKSHKTERLTKRKVVSKVNNSRVHKPISFESNELNSDVDVPSKIEAPHTETKKPAKRKKFLFELYSTTNRVSEKEKEININNCEPTTTDLPQTNSEYKEKENEEQNDQNESNRGCETSTVNFRSSTFVENTTNVPPPNKNVNSLKRKRNTIEDLDFPTQTIGFSDEGGTFYYKLNCCCFCHSLELRVDRHYKTHHPEEQEVQFLIHCKSAAERRVKYKELRLRGNDYYNNDRTINPKGIIICSRRISRPKMIEKQKLLQTESQSNEEVSTDNIPAKQENTMKSSITTTTDMTASSISGVFKLKCAVCNIWVVPQNLRNHYRSAHYTMGDRNSKQILKEAKRCMLAVHPKTDPRVKDHIFAKIRDPVVSALVRQDILIVLFANKFADKFSNTKQLDMVRGYVRLIAKFMLEMKNLCPELEDFKMVFRPQYWDSVIEAMRKVSDYDAATQRFGITYNAETLPLLFRKCFKILRHFFVTVKDTENIQNLNDFIAIFDDDIQNAILIKAYLSRKELNRHTNDKPLPPSNDIVIFREFLNVLREQTLDKVKETNVMTYEQYYILTVCVALLIESFNRRRNGEVARVLLKDFESIKQADENCEFFKQLTEEEKEERLAFYRMDILGKRYDGKGSLYMDNLDYDCLKLLVKHRKSFNISSTNAYLFAIKNGRDNVERYVDLYDSMCRFTKKCNDEYKPINHKAIRATALRKHAATVNGVIDDGKNTQMCAELLGHSEQMQKSKYKRVVDKQDVANVNFLKRINSTNYESPIRNKHQSQKPPLPSLDSSNDDVQESIVSDRKTGAWDHDECAAFREVFKPHLSSRRTPSSPEIRQARSSNRYLGQRSLAQISARFYNIYAGKLKKF, encoded by the exons ATGGATGGTCCAAACCCTGAAGAGGAAATCGAAGAATTCGATCCTAACGATTATCAATCATTTGATTTAATTATTGACCATAACTCTGAAAAGGATGATAACATCAAATTTTACCTAAATGAGAATCAGTTATTTGACAATGAATCGttcaaacaaaatattttactcgatGCTACAGATGATGAAAAAGACACTAATAATAATGCAGATTTATATACGTCAGACTTTGAGGAACTAGACTCCGAAAGTATTATTGGTTCAGCgtactatgaaaaaataaatgatgataatgataaaaCAGTAGTTGAAAATACTTTCATCGTTG gTTGTAACGAAAATGAAGTTGAAGATTCAGCAAACTCCGATGAAACTTGCAAATATCTCAACTCAGAGCAAGACCGTCTTCAtg agcACAGTAATGATTCgtcacaaataaataattggaATGTAGAATCTTGCAATAATTCACCAGAAATTTGCAGAGTTAATGAGCATTCTAGCTTTAATTTGAGTGGCAAATTCAGCCATCATTCAAATGAAATATCTAGACTGGACCAATCAAagttagaattatttttatcaaattcaaATCGAAGTGACTGTTCAGATGAAGAAAATGcag atgAATATTTGACGAATATAAAAAGCGATTTTGCGTTACCTCcaatcaaaaaaagaaaatttgaacGGGCATCAATGATACCTGAAGATGATCCGAATTCCTCGGGATCTGAATACCAACCATCCAATGAAGATTACTTAGATGACTCAGATAGTGACTTGACCGACTTTAATGcagaatttgaaaaatcgaagaaatccCATAAGACGGAACGTCTTACGAAAAGAAAAGTAGTTTCAAAAGTCAATAACTCAAGGGTTCATAAACCAATATCATTTGAATCAAATGAATTAAATTCAGATGTGGATGTACCGTCAAAAATAGAGGCTCCTCATACCGAAACAAAAAAACCtgcaaagcgaaaaaaatttttatttgaactATATTCTACCACAAACCGAGTAtctgagaaagaaaaagaaataaatataaataattgtgAACCAACTACGACTGATTTACCTCAAACTAATTCtgaatataaagaaaaagaaaatgaagaacAAAATGATCAAAATGAAAGTAATAGAGGATGTGAAACATCTACAGTTAATTTTCGTTCATCTACATTTGTCGAAAACACAACAAATGTTCCGCCACCTAACAAGAATGTTAATTCATTAAAGCGTAAACGCAACACCATCGAAGACTTAGATTTTCCTACACAAACAATAGGTTTTTCCGATGAAGGTGGaactttttattacaaactAAATTGCTGTTGTTTTTGTCATAGCCTAGAATTGAGAGTGGATCGACATTATAAAACCCACCACCCTGAAGAGCAAGAAGtgcaatttttaattcattgcAAATCCGCTGCAGAAAGAAGAGTTAAGTATAAAGAGCTGCGTTTACGTGGGAATGATTATTACAATAATGACAGAACAATTAATCCTAAAGGAATAATCATTTGCTcgcggagaatttctcgtccAAAAATGATTGAGAAACAGAAATTGTTACAAACAGAATCTCAGAGCAATGAAGAAGTTTCCACAGATAATATACCTGCAAAGCAAGAGAATACAATGAAGAGCTCTATTACAACTACAACTGATATGACTGCATCTTCAATATCAGGAGTATTCAAATTGAAATGCGCTGTTTGTAATATATGGGTTGTACCTCAAAATTTGCGAAATCATTATAGATCAGCTCATTATACTATGGGAGATCGTAATTCTAAGCAAATTTTAAAGGAAGCAAAACGTTGCATGTTAGCCGTGCACCCAAAAACAGACCCACGAGTGAAAGAtcatatttttgcaaaaataagaGATCCTGTAGTTTCAGCTTTAGTGAGGCAAGACATTcttattgttttatttgctAACAAATTCGCAGATAAATTTTCGAATACTAAACAACTTGATATGGTCAGAGGTTACGTTCGTCTTATTGCGAAATTCATGTTGGAGATGAAAAACTTGTGCCCCGAATTAGAAGATTTTAAAATGGTCTTTAGACCTCAATATTGGGATAGTGTTATTGAAGCCATGAGAAAAGTTAGTGATTATGATGCAGCAACTCAACGTTTTGGCATAACATATAATGCTGAAACATTACCTCTTCTTTTTCgcaaatgttttaaaattttacgacACTTCTTCGTTACTGTCAAAGATACTGaaaacattcaaaatttgaatgattttATAGCCATCTTTGACGACGATATTCAGAATGCAATACTTATCAAGGCATACCTCTCAAGAAAAGAATTGAATCGTCATACGAATGATAAACCACTGCCACCATCTAACGACATAGTTATCTTCAGAGAATTCTTGAATGTACTTAGGGAACAGACCTTAGATAAAGTAAAGGAAACTAACGTGATGACCTATGAACAATATTATATACTCACAGTGTGCGTTGCATTGCTCATCGAAAGTTTCAATCGTCGACGCAACGGGGAAGTTGCTAGAGTCCTTTTAAAAGATTTTGAATCTATTAAACAAGCAGACGAAAATTGTGAGTTCTTTAAACAGTTGACTGAGGAAGAGAAGGAGGAACGTTTAGCATTCTACAGAATGGATATTTTGGGAAAACGATACGATGGTAAAGGATCTTTGTACATGGATAATTTAGATTAtgattgtttaaaattattggTAAAACATAGGAAgtcatttaatatttcttcGACTAATGCTTatttatttgccataaaaaaTGGACGAGATAATGTAGAGAGATATGTAGATTTGTACGATTCAATGTGCCGGTTCACAAAAAAATGCAATGATGAATATAAACCAATTAATCACAAAGCAATACGTGCTACTGCACTGCGTAAGCATGCAGCCACTGTAAATGGTGTAATAGATGATGGGAAGAACACTCAAATGTGTGCAGAGCTCTTAGGACACTCTGAACAAATGcagaaatcaaaatacaagAGGGTCGTCGATAAACAAGATGTTGCGAATGTCAATTTCCTTAAAAGGATCAACAGCACAAACTACGAATCACCCATTAGAAATAAACATCAATCTCAAAAACCCCCGCTACCATCCCTGGATAGTTCCAACGATGATGTACAGGAATCAATCGTTTCAG ATCGTAAAACCGGAGCATGGGATCACGACGAGTGCGCTGCTTTTCGTGAAGTATTCAAGCCACATTTATCATCTCGAAGAACTCCATCTTCACCAGAAATTCGACAAGCACGATCCTCAAACAGATATTTAGGTCAAAGAAGTCTGGCGCAGATATCTGCtagattttataatatctatgctggtaaattaaaaaagttttaa